One Cottoperca gobio unplaced genomic scaffold, fCotGob3.1 fCotGob3_375arrow_ctg1, whole genome shotgun sequence DNA segment encodes these proteins:
- the LOC115005824 gene encoding transmembrane protein 185A isoform X1 encodes MNLRGLFQDFNPSKFLIYSCLLLFSVLLSLRLDGVIQWSYWAVFTPIWLWKLLVIIGASVGTGVWAHNPQYRAEGETCVEFKAMLIAVGLHVLLLMFEVLVCDRVARGNYFWLLVFLPLFFVSPVSVAACVWGFRHDRSLELEVLCSVNILQFIFIALRLDTIITWPWLVVCVPLWILMSFLCLVVLYYIIWSVLFLRSIDIIAEQRRTHITMAISWMTIVVPLLTFEILLVHKQDGHNSLSYVCVFVPLWLSLLTLMATTFGQKGGNHWWFGIRKDFCHFLLELLPFLREYGNVSYDLQRSEDPEAAEDLPVPEPPPKIAPMFHKKTGVVITQSPGKYFVPPPKLCIDMPD; translated from the exons ATGAATTTAAGAGGACTCTTTCAGGACTTCAATCCCAG TAAGTTCCTGATCTACTCCTGTCTGCTGCTATTCTCCGTGCTGCTGTCCTTGAGGCTGGATGGAGTCATCCAGTGGAGCTACTGGGCTGTGTTCACCCCAATATGGCTGTGGAAGCTGTTGGTCATCATTGGGGCCTCTGTGGGCACTGGAGTCTGGGCTCACAACCCCCAGTACAG GGCTGAAGGGGAGACATGTGTGGAGTTCAAAGCCATGCTGATCGCGGTGGGGCTCCACGTCCTGTTGCTGATGTTCGAGGTGTTAGTGTGCGACCGTGTGGCGAGAGGCAACTACTTCTGGCTTCTAGTCTTCTTGCCTCTCTTCTTTGTGTCGCCCGTCTCTGTAGCAGCCTGCGTCTGGGGGTTCAGACACGACCGCTCCCTCGAG CTGGAAGTGTTGTGTTCAGTTAACATTCTGCAGTTCATCTTCATCGCTCTGAGGCTGGACACGATCATCACCTGGCCTTGGCTG gtgGTGTGTGTCCCGCTGTGGATCCTGATGTCCTTCCTGTGCCTTGTCGTCCTCTACTACATCATCTGGTCCGTCCTGTTCCTCCGCTCAATTGACATCATCGCCGAGCAACGACGGACTCACATCACCATGGCAATCAGCTGGATGACCATTGTCGTACCTCTTCTCACCTTTGAG ATCCTTCTGGTGCACAAGCAGGACGGCCACAACAGTCTgagctacgtgtgtgtgttcgtgcctCTCTGGCTCTCCCTGCTCACACTCATGGCCACCACATTTGGTCAGAAGGGAGGGAACCACT GGTGGTTTGGCATCCGTAAGGACTTCTGCCACTTCCTGTTGGAGCTCCTCCCCTTCCTGCGTGAGTATGGCAACGTGTCCTACGACCTCCAGCGCAGCGAGGACCCTGAGGCGGCCGAGGATCTGCCCGTCCCCGAGCCGCCACCAAAGATTGCCCCCATGTTCCACAAGAAGACGGGCGTGGTGATCACACAGAGCCCTGGGAAATACTTTGTCCCGCCACCGAAACTCTGCATCGACATGCCGGACTAA
- the LOC115005824 gene encoding transmembrane protein 185A isoform X2 encodes MNLRGLFQDFNPSKFLIYSCLLLFSVLLSLRLDGVIQWSYWAVFTPIWLWKLLVIIGASVGTGVWAHNPQYRAEGETCVEFKAMLIAVGLHVLLLMFEVLVCDRVARGNYFWLLVFLPLFFVSPVSVAACVWGFRHDRSLELEVLCSVNILQFIFIALRLDTIITWPWLVVCVPLWILMSFLCLVVLYYIIWSVLFLRSIDIIAEQRRTHITMAISWMTIVVPLLTFEILLVHKQDGHNSLSYVCVFVPLWLSLLTLMATTFGQKGGNHSAADVELIFSGEFVLCWFVLADKVQNPKMFIILKHTSHLRGWNQQVKFFISW; translated from the exons ATGAATTTAAGAGGACTCTTTCAGGACTTCAATCCCAG TAAGTTCCTGATCTACTCCTGTCTGCTGCTATTCTCCGTGCTGCTGTCCTTGAGGCTGGATGGAGTCATCCAGTGGAGCTACTGGGCTGTGTTCACCCCAATATGGCTGTGGAAGCTGTTGGTCATCATTGGGGCCTCTGTGGGCACTGGAGTCTGGGCTCACAACCCCCAGTACAG GGCTGAAGGGGAGACATGTGTGGAGTTCAAAGCCATGCTGATCGCGGTGGGGCTCCACGTCCTGTTGCTGATGTTCGAGGTGTTAGTGTGCGACCGTGTGGCGAGAGGCAACTACTTCTGGCTTCTAGTCTTCTTGCCTCTCTTCTTTGTGTCGCCCGTCTCTGTAGCAGCCTGCGTCTGGGGGTTCAGACACGACCGCTCCCTCGAG CTGGAAGTGTTGTGTTCAGTTAACATTCTGCAGTTCATCTTCATCGCTCTGAGGCTGGACACGATCATCACCTGGCCTTGGCTG gtgGTGTGTGTCCCGCTGTGGATCCTGATGTCCTTCCTGTGCCTTGTCGTCCTCTACTACATCATCTGGTCCGTCCTGTTCCTCCGCTCAATTGACATCATCGCCGAGCAACGACGGACTCACATCACCATGGCAATCAGCTGGATGACCATTGTCGTACCTCTTCTCACCTTTGAG ATCCTTCTGGTGCACAAGCAGGACGGCCACAACAGTCTgagctacgtgtgtgtgttcgtgcctCTCTGGCTCTCCCTGCTCACACTCATGGCCACCACATTTGGTCAGAAGGGAGGGAACCACT ctgcagctgatgtTGAACTAATCTTCAGCGGAGAATTTGttctttgttggtttgttttggcCGACaaagtccaaaacccaaagatgttcatTATACTGAAGCACACTTCACATCTGAGAGGCTGGAATCAGCAAGTcaagttttttatttcttggTAG